ATTTTAGTGTTTTTAGTCTTCTTCCTAAGATATCAAATATCGTTACGACAATTTCTTGTGTGTTATCGCCTCCGTTTATGTTTAGGTGAAAGGCTGTTTTTGTTGGATTTGGAGCAACAATCACTGTGAAATCTTTAATTGGTGAACTGTTTCCTGTATCTGTATAATGGCAAGAACCTAAATAACAGCCGTGTGCCAAATGGCTTGCCACAGCATTTGTCGAGATACATAGACTTTTATCGTTGGTGTGGCATATTGTTATTTTTTTTCCTGAACAACGAACATCAATTACGGTAATTTGTTTTGTTAATGTAATATAACAACCCAAAGCGTCCGTTATAGTTACAGTATAATTGTGTGTTCCAACAGTTGACGGATTCACTGTAGTATTTTGTGACGTAGCTCCATCATTCCATGAATAAGTGTAAGGCGCAATACCATTTGAAGCTGTTGCAATCAAGGTCAGAGAAGATGGACCATAACCTAAATAAATAGTATTTGGGTTTCCTCCGGGATTTACAGCATAAACATTTGCAATATTTGCAGTGATTAGGTTGTTTATTGTGACTATTGTGGTATTGGTTTTGCTATTTCCTGCATTGTCCGTAACTGTCCATGTTATTGTTGATGTTCCTGTATTGAAATTACCACTTGCATCCAATCTGTTTCCAGTTCTTGTGGTTGCGCCAGTAATTTCATAAACAATAGTATTAATAGTGCAGTTATCAGTGGCTGTAGCCAAAGGAATATTATAAATACCGTTTGGATCGTAACAAAGAGAAACAGAAGCTGTAGTACTTACTGTTGGAGCTTCAGAATCCGTAATTGTGATGGTTTGTGTAATGGTGTTTATGTTACCATTTTCATCTTCTGCCTTCCAGTTTACAATTGTTGAACCTACAGGAAATATTGCGGGAGCATCATTTGTAATACTTGCAATACCACAATTATCAGTCACAATTGGATTTGTTAGCGTTAGAGTTTTACTACATTCACCAGAATCATTGCTTACAATAATCTCTATTGGCGTTGTAATAACAGGTTTTTCTTCGTCTTTTACTGTAACTGTAAAAGTTGTTGTTGAACTGTTGCAATCATCAGTTGCCTTCCAGATAACTGTAGTAATTCCTTTGTTGAAAACAACGTTTTGTAAAGTTGTGTTGCCCGTTGCTATTGTTGCTCCACTTAAAGTGTAAGTAAGAGAAGAGGTTCCACAATTGCTTGTTGCTGTTGCATCAAATTCATTGTTAGCCACTGTATAAGTGCAAACACCTGGATTTGTATTGACTGTAATATTTTCTTTTGGATTAATTGCCAATGAAGGTTTTATCAGTTCAGTTTGGATGGTTAATCCGTTAATCGTTTTAAAAGTAACCTCTGTGTTTGCTCCGTTTATGGTTGTCGTTACATTGTTTGAAGGTGATGCCAAAGCCCATTTTCCGACAATTGTTAGTGTTACTATTTCGACTTGTGGCGCTCTGTTCAGAATTGAGTTTTGACCGCTAATTTGGTTCCACGTATAAGTTTCGTTTGAAGCCAATAATCCTAAATTCGGATTGGTTAGACTTACTTTTAATTTATTTCCACCATCTATTTTTTGAGTCATTATTGCTGCCGGTTTGTTTACACTTATGACAACGTCATAAGTAAAAACCGCTGCAGGATTGAAAATTACGTATCCAAATATAGATTCCGGAATATATTCAACAATATGAGCCTGACTGTTTTGATGGTAAATTTTAAAATAGGAAGAAAAGTTATTCGCCAGTTGTTGCGTAGCTGTTTGTCCGCCTTGCATTACAATCGCATATTGAAATTTTGCCTGAGCCGGAGCAATTCCATGATTAATATAGGCGGTTGTAAAATTTCCTGTAGTATTGGCGGTATTACTGTTATTGCGTGAATTTTGTACAGATCTGTTAATAGTAATTGCATCTGTATTGGAAGAATTTGCTGGAATCACATACCCATTTCCAATGGCATCAGTTGCCCAGAAACCGCCGCCTGTTTGCGTAAAATTAAAACTAGTTCCGGTTGCGGTATTACCATTTACATACGTTGGAGTATTTACATCGGTAAGATTCGTTTGAAATAAAGTAGTCTGGATAGGATAAGTTCCGTTTGTGTCCCTGATATTTGAACCAAGGCAAAGAATCATGTCTTTAAAAAAGAAATTAGATTTTAAAGCGGTCATTGCCGTAGCCGAATTATAATCTTTATAATCAATCCCGAAAACGCCATTGTTATCCAATGAAGCATGTGTCAGAAAAGATTTTCCGTTCATTTCTCTCATTTTTCCGGTACTAAGAACATTTAGAGGAAGATAGGCAACAGTAGTTCCGGGAACATGCGACCAATCCCAGCCGTTTTCTGTAAAACCGTTTGTAGTTCCTGATGTAAGCAATTCTAAAGCTCCGGCTGATGTATATCTTCCAAAAACATTCTCAGTTGTTGAATTTTCAAAATGCCAGATATTCTTGCTTGTTCCTTTTGCACTGATTTGATATCCATTATATTTGTGAACGCTTAAACCTGCATAAGGAAAATTAAAATGTCCTTCGGTTATTTCAGGAAGTGCAGTAAGTCCGGAGTTTAAAGTCTGTATCATATCCATTACAGCACCTGGTGTATAAACCATAGTAATAGACAATGCGTTTTGTCTTAGTAAGTTTGTATTTGCTGTAGCAGAAATATTCCAAAGCCTGAGAAACTCACGTCCGGCATCTGCATTAGCGACAGGATCTGTTAGGTATAAAAAAGCCAAAGCTGGTCGTAAATCATTATTTGCATCTGTATTTGTTGGAAATCTACCTGCCAGACCAAGCGGCATTTCAAAACCTTTGCTGAATTTACTGTAGCTTAAAATAGCATTTTTCAGATTACTTTGTGCTTCTGTACTTAACTCATAAACGGTATTTTTTAGCATCATATTCATAATCGAAGATTGATGTAAAGCATCTACACCATACGAATTTGAATAAGCTCCTCTGTGATGGTAGGTAATAAAATCTGGTTTAATGCAATCATTCCAGCCATTGCTGATTTTTAAGGCGTTGTTTATAAATCTTTTCAGGAAATCCATATTAGCAACTTTTGTAGTGTCAGAATCTTCCTGAGCCAATATGTAGCAAAGTCGCTGCTGAATAGAAGAGCGGATAATATCTGTATTAAATCCGGGATTGGTAAAATTAAAACCTGTATAATCCGGCGAGATAAAAGCGGTGAGGGTTTTAAGCGCCCCCATATGATGGTTAAATTCTCCTGCAGCAATTAGTTCGTCTTTCATCAGGAAAATTGCCGTAGCATATCCTGAAGAACGCAAACAAATACCATGACCGCTGGTAATAACTTCTTCGGTTGCGGGAATGGCGAGATAAGCAAAATCTGTCGTACTGCTAATACCTTTTGCTTTCATATAATTGAAAAGCGAAAGTATCGAATCTCGTAAAGCCGGACTGTGATAATCCGGATTAGGGTTTGTCAGAGAACCTTTGAGCTGATACAGAAATACCAGACGAATCAGTTTTTGTTCGACCAATACCTGATAAGCATTTTGATCTGCACTTACGCTGAAATTCCAAACAGAACCAGGATTGGCAAAATCATAAGCCGATAAATTTTTGGCAGCTATTCCGTTTGTGAGAAACCTACTGTATCGCTCATTGGCCTGCGAATTCGAATAATCAAGGTTTTCGCCTGTGAGCCAATTTTGATACTTTGTTTTAATGTTGCTAATGTCGCTCAATTGAGCATACGAAAAGTTGAATACTAAGGCGATTAGCCATGCGGAGAAAAGTAATTTTTTACACATAAGATTAATTTTTAATAGACTAATTATTAGAATTATTTTGGTTTGGTTATTCTGTATTCTTAGCAATTATTTCCGTAGTATTCTTAAAATATCTATTTCAATAAAGTCAATTATTTAGTTTTAAATTAGAATAATATCGGTTTTTATAATTAAGCTATTAGGTCAGGAATTCTTTAGAGCAAATAGTACTTCAAATGTTTTTTGGCAAACTAGGTATCATTCGATCAAGTACTCTATTTTTTAAAATTCCTAACCTGATAAGCTTAATTTTTCAGTGTTTCTTCCGCTGGCTGACAATCCGGTTGATCGGCGTTTTAGATTTCAATTTTTTTGATTGTGGCGTATCTTTTTAGTGCTTCCAGATAATAATAATCGGCATAATCAAGAGGCGTATCAATCTCTGAATTGTACAAAAATGCACCAACGCTGTGTTTTAAAAGGAAATAATTATTCTCGCCCGGTTTGGCTAAATAAGCATCAGATGATAATGACTTTAAAATTTCTTCGGCATAATCAGCATATTTTTTTCCGTCTTTAACCTGAGTACTCAAATCCAATAAAGCTGATGCAATAACAGCTGCAGCCGAAGCATCTCTTGGAGCCAGAACTTCTGTATCTAAGGCATTATGAACATCAAAATCCCAAACCGGTACTTTGTCTTTTGGCATTGTTGGATGATTCATAATAAAAGACGCAATATGCTCCGCTTGCTGCAGAAACTTCGGATTTTTAGTATTCTCATAACACATGGTGTAACCGTACAATCCCCACGCTTGCCCGCGTGCCCAGGCCGAAGCATCGGTAACGCCCTGATGTGTTCCTTTGCGTAATACTTTTCCCGTTTTAGGATCATAATCTACCAAATGATAAGAGCTATAATCTTTTCTAAAATGATTTTTCATAGTAGTCAAAGCATGTGTGCTGGCAGCATTTGTATATTCAGGTTTGCTAAACTGATTTGCGCTCCAATATAAATACTCCAGATTCATCATATTGTCGATAATAACAGGATAATTTAGCCATGCAAAATCCCACGAACGTATTGTTCCTACAATTGGGCTAAAACGTGCATAAAGATTTGCTGCGCCATCTGCCAATACCGGAAGATAAATTTTGTCACCCGTGATTCTATAAGCATTTCCATAAGAGCAATAAAGCATAAAACCTACATCATGCGTGTTTTTTATATTGCGTATAGAATCTAATGCAAGTGTGAATTTTTTGGCTTCTTCTGCCAATGTTTTATCTCCGGTAAGTTCATATCCGTACCAAAGACTTCCGGGAAAGAAACCCGTTGTCCAATCTGTCAAACCGGCAAGTCTTACAGTTCCATCAGGATTTACGGAACGAGGGTTTTTTCCGGGTTTATAAGTTTGTGCGGCTTTGTTTAATTGAAAATGAACTACTTCAGTTGTTTTTTTAAACCAAAGTAAAGAGGGATCGTCCTGAACAGGTTTAGCAAAAGAACTAATAGTAATGGTCGAGATGGCCAGAAATAAGTTGAAGGTTTTTTTCATCATTTAATCGTTTATATGAATATTCAGTTTGGTAGAATATTTTATAAAGCGAATTTAAACGGGAGACTGAAAACGGCCTTTCAGTTTTTATTATAAATGTTTTGAATTTGTGTAAAGATCATTTTTAAAGTCTTGAAATTATTGATTGAATCAATATTTGATTTTGTTTTTTATCATTTTTAAATGTAAACAAAGAGCCTATAATAAAGATGCAATTGAAAAGTTCTAATTTGTAGAATAGGTCGATTTAGTAGAGATCCTGAAAATTGTTTATCTGGAGTTTGTTATTAAATATTAGCTCAAGATTCCTTAAAACTTAATTAATTAGATTAAAAGTTTTTAATAGTTGTTTGATTCATCCTCTTTGTTTTTACTTAAAAATTCCCATACTGCTTTTAGTATCTATCTCTGATTAGCTTAAAGAATTTGATTAGATGTCCTGTTGGGGATTAAAGAAAAAATGTTGTCTAAATTTGAGTTTGTCTAATAAAGGTTATCATTCCAAACCAAAATCGTGAGCCACTTTTTCTTTTTTTAATTTCAAGGTTGGTATTTGAAAAAAAAGTACTTATCAAAATGGTATCTATTGGGAATGCTTTGGTATCTGATATCATTACTCTACGATTTAATTTTGTCAGATATAAATTTTAAAATTAAAATAAAATGAATAAGGCATTATTATTAATTGATATACAAAAAGAATATTTTGAAAATGGAGCGTTAGAACTTGTAAATCCTATTGCTGCAAGTGAAAACGCCAAGAAACTATTGGAGCATTTTAGAAAAGAAAATGGGACTATTATTCATGTCCAGCACATATCCGGAGAAGGAGTTCCTTTTTTTGTTGCGGGGACAAAAGGAATAGAAATTCATGAAAATGTAAAACCGTTAGAAGGGGAGAAAGTTATCACTAAACAGTTTCCTAATAGTTTTAGAGGTACTGATTTACTGGAATATCTTGAGTCAAAGAAGATAACACATTTGGTTATCGCAGGAATGATGACGCACATGTGCATTGACGCAGGAACAAGAGCTGCTGTTGACTATGGATTTGAATGTACAGTAATTGGAGATGCCTGCGCTACAATGAATCTTCAAATAAATGGTCAAGATATCAAGGCTGCAGATGTTCATAATGCATTTTTGGCGGCATTAGAATTCTTTTACGCAAAAATTATCACAACAGAAGATTATTTGCTTTCGTAAAATAAGTGATTAAATAAGGAATCACTTTTATATAATGAGCCGTAATTTATTACTGCTCATTTTTTTGGTATGAAGTAATTTGTAAATGAAGTTGTAAATTTGCTTTAATTATAACATTAGAGCAAATCTTAAAAGTAAAAGAAACGGATTTCAATAGGTTAACTAATTAAAGAAAATGGAAACAGTTAAATTTCATAAAACAGAATGTGGTGTTGAAGTGCTTCTAAATGTATTGCACGGCGATATGCTGAGTAAGAGATATTTGGAGCGCAATACTTATAATACTGATTTTTTTGAAATATTGCTTTTTAATACCGCCAAAGGATCCTTAATCTTAAATCAGCAGAAAATCAATATAACCGATAATACGATGGTTTTTATTTCTCCTTTTCAAAAAAGGCAATGGACTTTGGAGAAAGAAGGATTGGATTATACTGCTCTGGTTTTTCAGGAAAATTTTCTTAATGATTTTTTTTCAGACAAATTCTTTACATACCGGCTTCTTTATTTCTATCAATTGAATAATCCTTTAGATATTAGCATTGAAAAGGAAGAACTTCAAAAAGCACTTGACCAACTTGCAGAAATTAAATACGAACTTGTTAATAGCAGAACAGACAGTATTCATATTATACGATCTCTTACTTATTACTTGCTTTTGAAGTTTAACAGAATTTATGCTGACACAAACAATCTTTCAATTGAGAGGGCAGAAAATAATTTTGCTTACCAGTTTAAACAATTACTGGAAATACATATCAGGCAGAAGCAGCGAATTGACTATTATGCAGATTTATTGAATGTGAGCAGGATTACAATTAATACTTGTGTGAAAAAGCAGTTTAATGTTACTGCGACAGAGCTCTTAAAACAGAGATTGCTTTTTGAAATAAAGAATGACCTGATACATTCCGGAAAAACTATTGCTGAGATAGCCTATGATCTTCAATTTTCGGAACCCGGACACATGATGCGATTTTTCAAAACGCAGACAGGAATAACCAGTAGCCAGTTCCTTTCAGATTACCAAAATGGTATATTTTCATAGCATTTTAGTAAGGTTATTACAAAATAAGAAAATCTACAACAAAGAATAACGATGCATTAAATGAAAGTTTAAGGTATAACAATTTCAATACATTAATCTGCTTTAAGGCAGTTAAAATTTTAATATGTTCAATAAATACAAATCCAATAAGATATATTACCAAAGCACAATAACACTTGCAGGGCCAGTTGTAATTTCTCAATTAGGGCATACCCTGGTGCAGACTCTCGATACCATTATCATAGGGCATTATGCAGGAACTATATCTTTGGCGGCAGTCTCATTGGTCCACTCTGTTTTCATGGTCGTTTTGGTAATTGGATTAGGTGTTGCCTACGGATTGACACCTTTAATTGCGCAAGAAAATGGGAAATCAAATTTTAAGGAATGTGCCGAGCTTCTGTCAAACAGTTTATGGCTTAATGTAGCAGCTGCTATTTTTCTTTTTTTAGTAGTATACTATGGTTCTATGTTTGCGATGCAACATGCAGATCAGGATCCTCAGGTTGTAGAAACAGCAAAACCATATTTACTTATTTTAAGTTTATCTATTCTGCCTTTAATGATATTTCAGACTTTTAAACAGTTTGCAGAAGGGCTGGGTTTTACAAAGCAAGCAATGTCTATAACGATATGGGGAAATGTACTTAACGTAATTATTGCAGTCATTCTGGTAAAAGGAATGTTTGGAATTGAGCCAATGGGAGTTCGCGGAGTAGGAATTGCAACATTGATAGATCGGGTTTTAATGATGCTGGTCATGATGTGGTATGTGGTTAAATCTGAAAATTTTAAAGTTTATATCAAGCATTTCTCTGTTAAGTTTGTTGATTTTTCAAAAATTCTAAAAGTGGTAAAAATAGGATTGCCTGTGGCGATGCAGTATGTTTTTGAAATAGGAGTATTTGCAGTTGCGGCTTTAATGGCTGGCAATATAGGTGCAACGGAACAGGCAGCTCATCAAACAGCAATAACCCTTGCGGCAATGACCTACATGATGGCAGGAGGAATTGCATCGGCGGCAACTATTAAAGTCGGAAATAGTTTCGGAAATAAAAACTACAAAAGACTCCAGAAGTTTGCTTATGCGTCTTATCATTTAGTTATCATTTTTATGATGTTTTTTGCCGTAATTTTCACACTCTTTAATCAATATTTACCTTACTTAATAACAAATGATGCAAGTGTTGTAGCTCTGGCTGCACAGTTATTGATAATTGCTGCAATATTCCAACTTTTTGATGGTACGCAGGTTGTTGGATTGGGAACATTAAGAGGAATGGCAGATGTAAACGTTCCTACTTTTATAACTTTTGTTGCCTACTGGCTTATTGGGCTACCTGCAGCCTATGTTTTAGGAATTTATTTTAATGCAGGAGTAAAGGGAATCTGGTACGGTTTGACTCTGGGATTGTTAACATCATCTGTCTTACTGTATTTAAGATTCCGATATGTAATAAATAAAGTTTTAGAAAATTAATTTATTAAGTCAATATAGATTTTTTAATTAATTCAATTATTAAAGAGAATGTCTGTAATTTAAGAATATTATAAAAGCAGCAAGAATAGGACACTATTCTTGCTGCTTTTTTTTACAACTTAATTAATAAAAAATTCTTTATGCATTTTAACCCATTCTTCCATTGAAGTCATTTTTACAGGCAGTTTTTCCAATACCTCTTGCAAGTTAGGATTGAATTTTGTTGGATATACCGCAAGACTGGCCAGCATTTCATAATACCCTTGTACACCTCTGGCACTTTCTTCTCCAACAAGAATGCTTAATTTATCTCCAAACTCTTGCGGAGGCATTGCGTAGAAATCAATTTTTTCGCCCAAACCAAGAGAGAATTTTTCGGCAAGACCATTCCCTTTCAAGTCATCCAAACCACTCACAAGAAATGATTGTCCGGATAACTCTGGTTTGTATAAAGCTTCTACCACAAAAGTGCTGACATCTCTTGATGCAATATAACCAATAGGCATATTTTCTGGAGTTGGGTAAGCTACTTTTCTTTCGTTTTTTACATAATCGGTTGTATAAGGAGCCAGTAAATTTTCGGCATAAATAGAGGGCTCAATGATTACATACGGTACTCCGCAATTTTGAAGATATTCCTTTGTGTCCAGTTTTACATCTTCCATAGGAATTCCTAATTTTTGTGGTGCCAAAAATCCGCTGGTATTCCAAACTATCATTTTTACGCCATTTTCCTTAGCTGCATCAATTACGTTTTTGGCAAGTTGAAATCCATCTGCCGGATTAGGCAGGGAGACAGGAATCAGCAAAGCAACAGCATCAATCCCCTTAGTGATTTCTTTCATTTTTAGAGCATCAGACATATCGCCCAGTACAGGGATTGCACCTGCGTCTTCTAGTTTTGAAAAGTTTTTTTCTGAACTTGTTGCTGCATAAACAATTGCGCCTTTATTTTTTGCTTCTCCAATTACATGGAATTGCTGTGAACCAGTGGCTCCAAATACTAATACTTTCATTTTATTTTTTTATTTAATTGTTTTAATTTTTTGGTAAAACTAATTAATAACTTACTTTTGTACAAGTACTTACGTTTTAGTTGGGTACTTACCAAATAGTTAGAAATACTGAAAATCAATGGAAAAAAATCTAAAAATAATTAATGCATGTGATGAAAACTGCCCGGTAAAAAAGTCTTTAGGTTTATTGGGAGGAAAATGGACAATGATGATTTTGTATCAGCTTAATACCAGAACCATTAGATATGGTGAACTTAAAAGGGCTGTAGTGGGTATTAGTGAAAAAATGCTGATTCAGGAATTGAATTCTCTAGTAGAAAACAAATTGGTCAATAAAAAAGCCTATCCTGAAATCCCTCCAAGAGTAGAATATACATTAACAGAACTGGGTTTGAAGACTTTACCAATTATAGATCAAATAGCTGCTTTTGGATTGGAAAATTTGGTTTAGTTTGCTTGCTCAAATCTAACATTTAGCCTTTCTTTTTAAGCATTGTTTTCGCCTTTATTGGTGAAATTTTCCCTTTATATCTTCGTAGCCGCTTAAAAAAATAAATTAGTAAAAACGAGTAAAACTTATATTTACAGGATATATGAAAAAAATGGCGCCAATTGTCTTCAATTGGCGCCATTTGGCTGTGGTGACCTCTACGGGACAAATTTCGATAAATTTTATGGAAGATTTAAAGGTATTGGCTTACTACATGTAGACGCTGTCTTTCATTGGCTTAGTAAATTTGGTTTGGATGTCCTGTTGGGGATCCATGCAAAAAATATATAAACTCAATTTGTTTACCACATTAAACTATTATACAATTCTACTAATATTATGAAGGATTTGAACAGATTCTTATAGTTAACGTAGAATTGTCTTTCATTGTCTATATGAATTACTGTTTCGGATTTAAAAATAAAGCTATTTGTTTTTTTTTGGTTAGATAAGTCTTTCGTAATTTTCGTGGTAAAAATATCAGGGTTAATCATTCGAATATGTTACTTTCCTAAAAAATACGAAAAATCCTGTTTTAATATTAGCAGTTTATTATATTTGTTTTAAGCAACAGAAGTTTTTTCACAGACTAAAGTCGATAACAATCTCATTGAACCAATAGTAATTAAAACAACTCTTCAAAATTATAATAGCAAGTTAATGAAAATAGTTTTTTACCAACCTAAAAATAGCATTCTTAAAAAATATATGGAAGGTTACTATTTTATGACTCCTGATGATTCTCATCAACCATTTCACTACCTCACTTTTCCAAATAATTTTTTTATTCTTTCTGTAGCAATAGGCAGTCAGATTATGACTGATGATAAGCAAATTATAATCTCCCATTCCCCAGCAAACGAAATAATAGCGGATTTTCTAGCACGTTATACAAGACCAATTGAGATTCTATATAAAGATCCCGTACCAGAAATCACCATTTATTTTAAGCCTTCGGGCATAAATCATTTTATTGATAAGGCTTATCTGCTATTCGGGCAGAAAACGGCAATCAACTTCAATCCCTTTGCTGATTTTTATGAAGCAATGAAGGGTATATTGGAACTGAAGGATCTAACACTCCAAATAGAGATGCTTGAAGAATACTGGCTTTCAAAATTTGAACAAAAAGACCTTAAATTGATCGAGGATATTTTACTAGATATAGAGTCAGATATGAAAATTTCAGACATTGCTTCAAAGCATAATATGTCAAGACAGCATCTTAATACTCTATTCACAAAAATAGTCGGAAAACCCTGTTCTGAGTATAGAAAGATCTATCGTTTCAGATCGACAATTGAAAAAAAGAAAAATACAAAAAAAACTGACCCAGCTTACATATGACAATCTCTTTTATGATCAATCTCATATGATAAAAGATTTTAAAGACCTTACCAAGGTAAGTCCTCAATCTTTCTTTAAAAAAATAGATATAGACAAAAAAAATATTTGGCTTTACATATAGACTTTACATTTTTACAATTTTCGCTGTCGTGATAAGACTACTTTCGTAATCTTATAGGAAAAAAAAATGAAACACAATTTCAAGCTTGCATTTTTTGCAAATATCATTTTATTTGCAAGTTGCAACTTATCGGCACAGCAAAAAGACAATTACTCAACAAAAATCGACAGTTTGCTGAAAACCAAAAATCCAAGAAATTTTAATGGAGCGGTTATTATTCAGCAAAAGGGAAAATTAAAGTATGCAAAAGCGTTTGGGTTTGACGATTTCAATAAAAAAACTTCGCTGAAAGTCGACGATAAATTCTCTACAATGTCGCTGGCAAAACAATTTACAGCAACACTTATTTTACAGCAAGTAGAAAAAGGAACGATTGATTTGCAAACACCTATTCGTAAATATTTGCCAGATTTTAAATATTCCTGGGCAGACACGGTTACCGTTCATCAGCTGCTGAATAACAGTTCGGGTTTGTACAGCGAAAGTTTGGACAAACCGCTGAAGTTTAAGCCTGGAACAGCTTTTAGTTATTCAAACGTTGGTTATTATGTGGCTGGATTGGTTTTGGAAAAGCAAAGCGGGAAAAATTTTGAAACTTTAGTAACAGCGCTATTCAAAGCATGCAAAATGAAGAACAGCTATTATCCGAATGAAACCAATAGCCAATTTTTGACGAAAGGACACTTAATAAAGAAAGATGGAACGATAAATCAATTTGATAAAATAAGCTTAACAACTGACCAATATTGGGGGAGTCATTTAATTGTATCCGCACAAGATCTTGCAAAATGGAATGAATGTTTACACAACGGTAAATTACTAAAGTTAACTACTTATAAAATGATGACGGGTTATTCAATAACCAATACGCATATTCTTTTTAGCGAAAAACCAATTGGATATGGATATGGATTACGTATAAACGATAAAGAAAATATACTTGAAATCGGACATACAGGCTTTCATCCAAGCGAAGGATTTACAGCGGTCAATTTATATTATCCTAAAACAGAT
This genomic window from Flavobacterium sp. 9 contains:
- a CDS encoding SDR family oxidoreductase yields the protein MKVLVFGATGSQQFHVIGEAKNKGAIVYAATSSEKNFSKLEDAGAIPVLGDMSDALKMKEITKGIDAVALLIPVSLPNPADGFQLAKNVIDAAKENGVKMIVWNTSGFLAPQKLGIPMEDVKLDTKEYLQNCGVPYVIIEPSIYAENLLAPYTTDYVKNERKVAYPTPENMPIGYIASRDVSTFVVEALYKPELSGQSFLVSGLDDLKGNGLAEKFSLGLGEKIDFYAMPPQEFGDKLSILVGEESARGVQGYYEMLASLAVYPTKFNPNLQEVLEKLPVKMTSMEEWVKMHKEFFIN
- a CDS encoding helix-turn-helix domain-containing protein gives rise to the protein MEKNLKIINACDENCPVKKSLGLLGGKWTMMILYQLNTRTIRYGELKRAVVGISEKMLIQELNSLVENKLVNKKAYPEIPPRVEYTLTELGLKTLPIIDQIAAFGLENLV
- a CDS encoding AraC family transcriptional regulator, encoding MKIVFYQPKNSILKKYMEGYYFMTPDDSHQPFHYLTFPNNFFILSVAIGSQIMTDDKQIIISHSPANEIIADFLARYTRPIEILYKDPVPEITIYFKPSGINHFIDKAYLLFGQKTAINFNPFADFYEAMKGILELKDLTLQIEMLEEYWLSKFEQKDLKLIEDILLDIESDMKISDIASKHNMSRQHLNTLFTKIVGKPCSEYRKIYRFRSTIEKKKNTKKTDPAYI
- a CDS encoding serine hydrolase produces the protein MKHNFKLAFFANIILFASCNLSAQQKDNYSTKIDSLLKTKNPRNFNGAVIIQQKGKLKYAKAFGFDDFNKKTSLKVDDKFSTMSLAKQFTATLILQQVEKGTIDLQTPIRKYLPDFKYSWADTVTVHQLLNNSSGLYSESLDKPLKFKPGTAFSYSNVGYYVAGLVLEKQSGKNFETLVTALFKACKMKNSYYPNETNSQFLTKGHLIKKDGTINQFDKISLTTDQYWGSHLIVSAQDLAKWNECLHNGKLLKLTTYKMMTGYSITNTHILFSEKPIGYGYGLRINDKENILEIGHTGFHPSEGFTAVNLYYPKTDTSIIVMENQANENFEIAYYFEQQIRKIIKKSQLLK